The DNA sequence ATTTTATCGAATGGAAGAAATACATATCGTACGGAAAGATCGCTAAACATTGAATAATCATCGACCTTCTTCTGAACCATTAAACCATGGTAACCGGTTTCAGAGTCAATATAGATCTTACTATTTAGTGCAGCGCCAATTGACAGTGATGTTCTAGGTCGAAGTTCACCTGAAGTGAAATCTCCCATGAAAGTATTTGATCCAGCTGAAATTCCTAATACAAGTTTTCCACGATTGTTCATTTCCAATACACGGCCAAGTGGATCAGTTTTATAGTTGGTTCTCTTTTCTTCCAAATAATTATTGAAGGCAACTGAAGTTGTGTCTTTTGGATTCTTTAGGTTCCAAAGTTTATCCTGAATACCTTCAATAATAAGACTTTGTACAGCTTTCTCAATGGCTTCAGTAACGCAAATTTCCGATGGCTCATTATAGGTAAATCCTGTTTCAGCCTCCAACAATCGTTTTGACTTAACATATCTAAACAAACCGATTGACACTTCCTGCGATAAGATTGATTTTGTGGTATATACAGTCTTCAATACTTTGCCATTAGCCGATGATACCGCGCGAATATAGATACTTACCCGATCTTCACGATATTGCCCCGAAGCATCTGCTCCAAAATACCGGATACCTGCTCCACCAGTTAAAATATTCGATTCATATGAAATGATTCCACCCTCAAGTATAACTCCGGCAAACAACAATGGAGGCAAAAGCGATTCATTATTTTGATCACCTCCTTCATATTGTGCCCGGCTTGTCCGGATAATCTTCCTTTCGTTCAATAAATTTGCCATATTTTCGCGTTCGATTGGGATGAACCAACCCGATTCTTCCAATGCACGAATTAAAATGGTAGTAGCGCCTTGTGTCACAGCTGTCGACCAGTTAGCCCCTGTTTCTGAGGCTTTGTACTGACCGGTTTGGTCTCTGAATTTATATACTGCAACAACAATTTTTTCCTGAGCTTTCGGCAAATCCAGAAGTATTTTCTTGGCCGGAGTTTCCGGACCTAGTATTGCTCTTCGGGATTGCATGGGCTGATGCATATATGATCCGCAAGCTGCCACCAGAATCATACAAATCAGCGCAATAAAAATCCTTAACAGAATGGTTTTCTGCATTATAATATCTTATAAATATAAATTGATTAAAAATAAGGAACCGACACCGTGGTTTGACTTCCGTTTTTATTATCCAAAATGGTAATGCTCAAACCATCGGCCTGATCTCCCACTTCAATCTGATAATCGCCTAAAACATAAGTGCCTGCACTTAAAGCATCCTCGCCAAACTGTTTGGCAACAATTTGCCTCGATAGCTGGCTTAATATCTGCCTGTTTAAGCTCTCTGAAAAATCCTTTAAAGGATCAGTGCTGTATGAACTATAAGCACTGCTGGAAGCAGGATCCTTAATGTCATTCTGTGCCTGTGCCGAACTCATCAACCAGCTGTAGTTGTATGGGTTTCCCCCAAAAGCTGGATTTTTAGGTTGATAAGTAAAATCTTGTGCGTATGTTTTTCCTGCCACGAAAAAAAATACAATCATTAGAATTGTAAATGTAGTCCTCATTGTGTTTGGTTTTAGTTTTTTTAAATATTCATTGTTAATTTTTTAATTGATATTTATGTTGTATTGAAATAAAATATTTTGAAGCAAAATCTATATGGTTACTGGTTTCAACTTCGAACGCTTTTTATATACATTGGGATACTTCAGGTGCCTGAAGTCTTTTCCACCTTTTGCATTTTTAAAAACATTTACCCTGGCTATATAAAAATTACGTTTCCCATTAAAAATTGTAATCGGTCTGTCCACATTTCCAAGTTCCAGTTCTGAATCGAAGAAGTAGTCAAAAATAGAATTAACTGAATCTTTTGACTCAACAATATATTTATGATTGGTTCGATCAGTAAAGTCTTGCACAAATATGTAAAATCCGTTACTTGTACTATTTTCTACCTTTTCGATAGAAGGACAAAAAGAAAAACTCAGAACAGAAATAAGTAAAACGTAAATCAATTTCATTTCGAAAGAATTAACCACTAAATAAAATATGGAATTTTGTATTTCTAAAAAATTCCAGAACCAGCCATGTCATCACCATTCAACTGCTTCATAATTTCTTCATAATTGGCCAAATAGCTTTGTGTAGTTGATATTGCATCTTGCGATAAACCTTCAACAATATCCTGACGGGGTTGAAGTACTGACTGATATACCGGAGTGTCATTGATCGACACCACAATCAGTGTAGAGCTTAGACGAAAGGGTTTTTCACTTATCGTTATGGTAAAGTTCTTCGCGTCCTTCGGAGCTTCCCAACTGCCATAAAATAAATCGTAAAAATCTTTCCCTGTTTTCGTTTTCGTATCATCTACCAGCAATCCATCAATTTCTATTTCCAAATCGCCCGACTTGTCAGGTTGTTTAATGACTTGCTCTAGTAATTTCTTGAGGGATACGGGTACAGGCTTTGTTTTTGTACTGTCCTTTTGCTGAACAAATGGTAGTATTAAAAAAACCGAGACGATTATACTTAGCAGATAATTCATCATGCTTATTTAATGAAATACGTCTGATCAACAACGACTTTCATATCTTTTCCGGTCTGGTTGATTTCAATTCCTCCAAGGGTATTGGCAAACTGGTTATTGATTTGTAACGACAAATGTTCCCCTTCCTGCCTAAAACTATTTCCATTGGGTTTCGATTTTGAAAGATCAGTTGCACTAAGAGTGAGATCGTTTCCAATCTGGATGATGGCATCATAATTCGGACGTTCTTCCTGATTTTCCTGCACATAGCCCGAAATCGAATTTCGGTTTCCCTGCTGCATGAGTAATAAATAATTGTTGCTTCCCTTTTGACCTGCCGAAATGCTGTTATCGCTACCCTGCTGAATGGCCAAAACGCCGTTATTACTGCCATCCTGACTAATGATCAACTTATTTCGATCACCTGCAACAATAGTTTCGGTTGTGCCCTTGTCGTGTCCGTAGGCATAGGCATTTCCGTTCCCAATGTCTAACCCAAAGCCATAATGATTGCCCTGATTGCGTTCGATCTCGGAGGTAACGTAACCTAACTGAAGCCCCAATAACACATTTCCAGAACCGATTTGCCCAATCGTCATTTCATTCGAA is a window from the Aquipluma nitroreducens genome containing:
- a CDS encoding curli production assembly/transport component CsgF — encoded protein: MRTTFTILMIVFFFVAGKTYAQDFTYQPKNPAFGGNPYNYSWLMSSAQAQNDIKDPASSSAYSSYSTDPLKDFSESLNRQILSQLSRQIVAKQFGEDALSAGTYVLGDYQIEVGDQADGLSITILDNKNGSQTTVSVPYF
- a CDS encoding CsgG/HfaB family protein is translated as MQKTILLRIFIALICMILVAACGSYMHQPMQSRRAILGPETPAKKILLDLPKAQEKIVVAVYKFRDQTGQYKASETGANWSTAVTQGATTILIRALEESGWFIPIERENMANLLNERKIIRTSRAQYEGGDQNNESLLPPLLFAGVILEGGIISYESNILTGGAGIRYFGADASGQYREDRVSIYIRAVSSANGKVLKTVYTTKSILSQEVSIGLFRYVKSKRLLEAETGFTYNEPSEICVTEAIEKAVQSLIIEGIQDKLWNLKNPKDTTSVAFNNYLEEKRTNYKTDPLGRVLEMNNRGKLVLGISAGSNTFMGDFTSGELRPRTSLSIGAALNSKIYIDSETGYHGLMVQKKVDDYSMFSDLSVRYVFLPFDKITPYLSVGMGFDYNRNGVGLSADRFLPQIKGTFGLEYMVRKNMGVSLSSGWNYYLSDRFDGARNGKYNDASWGISAGVKFYFFKLRQKVSYF
- a CDS encoding CsgE family curli-type amyloid fiber assembly protein, whose amino-acid sequence is MMNYLLSIIVSVFLILPFVQQKDSTKTKPVPVSLKKLLEQVIKQPDKSGDLEIEIDGLLVDDTKTKTGKDFYDLFYGSWEAPKDAKNFTITISEKPFRLSSTLIVVSINDTPVYQSVLQPRQDIVEGLSQDAISTTQSYLANYEEIMKQLNGDDMAGSGIF
- a CDS encoding curlin repeat-containing protein, with protein sequence MKKIIILLFLLVFGVSSVFSQKKDKDKEDHEIIQQIRTSGLADILSFQTQSRNTGNVAFTQQIGDWNKASVNQQAGQGSAFANQASSIQQGNSNEMTIGQIGSGNVLLGLQLGYVTSEIERNQGNHYGFGLDIGNGNAYAYGHDKGTTETIVAGDRNKLIISQDGSNNGVLAIQQGSDNSISAGQKGSNNYLLLMQQGNRNSISGYVQENQEERPNYDAIIQIGNDLTLSATDLSKSKPNGNSFRQEGEHLSLQINNQFANTLGGIEINQTGKDMKVVVDQTYFIK